The genome window TTGCCAAGCGCTTCCAAACGCTTGCGCCCGCCCAATTCGGGCAGATCAATGATAAAGGCGCAGGAAACGATCTCGCCCCCCAGACGCTCGATCAGTTTGATTCCAGCTTCCGCCGTTCCGCCGGTGGCCAAGAGATCATCCACCACCAAAACCTTCTCACCCGGCTTGATCGCATCGTCATGCAACTCGACAATGGCCTCGCCATATTCAAGCTTATATTCCTGACTGATAACCGTGCCGGGCAGCTTGCCCTTCTTGCGGATCGGCACGAAGCCCACGCTCAACTGATGCGCAATAGCACCGCCAAGAATAAAGCCACGCGCCTCGAGCCCCACCACCTTGTCGATGTTGATCCCCGCATAGGGATGCAGCATCTGATCGATCGCCATGCGAAACCCGCGCGGATCGGCAAAAAGCG of Sulfitobacter sp. DSM 110093 contains these proteins:
- a CDS encoding adenine phosphoribosyltransferase, translating into MKQVQDYIRTIVDFPHEGIMFRDVTTLFADPRGFRMAIDQMLHPYAGINIDKVVGLEARGFILGGAIAHQLSVGFVPIRKKGKLPGTVISQEYKLEYGEAIVELHDDAIKPGEKVLVVDDLLATGGTAEAGIKLIERLGGEIVSCAFIIDLPELGGRKRLEALGKEVHALCAFDGL